The following coding sequences lie in one uncultured Mailhella sp. genomic window:
- a CDS encoding sigma-54-dependent Fis family transcriptional regulator has translation MNVDGFSPEFFLHATGIICGSTDMHRMLHDLLAYLSGCLPLDALALSRFEEDKSAVHRFALCHRNGAEEGESLEKIPDGALQFACEVIHSGKRCVLTESAADNPVRSHMHDCGRSRFQSAVVLHLHREGRYCGSVDMFSEQARAFSEHDARVLEQLSTPFTLFLTRYLDERSGRLRDAVRETPPFPMVGASAAFRRVCEMARDVAPTVTPVLITGETGTGKEVMADYIRHLSDRANAPYIKVNCAAIPPDLLENEFFGHEANAFTGAGRLQKGRFERAGGGTLFLDEIGELTPGAQAKLLRVLEYKDMERLGGSDSIHLDIRILAATNRDLAERVREGQFRRDLYYRLNVFPLHLPPLRERRQDIPALVRFLLRKKKNELGLALMPEPSADDLRELAGREWPGNIRELSNLVERALILAQRTGELHFAPEEDAPCETPLPCRTAPTKSAPSALFPADAPVIPLRDMEKAYILHALRRANGKLTGKNSAAEMLDINGGTLRSRMVRLGLDPKKRAD, from the coding sequence ATGAACGTCGACGGCTTTTCTCCCGAATTCTTTCTCCACGCCACCGGCATCATCTGCGGTTCCACGGACATGCACCGCATGCTGCACGATCTGCTTGCCTATCTGTCCGGATGTCTGCCTCTGGACGCCCTGGCCCTCAGCCGCTTTGAAGAAGACAAATCCGCCGTGCACCGCTTTGCGCTCTGCCACAGAAACGGCGCGGAAGAAGGCGAATCGCTGGAAAAAATTCCCGACGGCGCGCTGCAGTTCGCCTGCGAAGTCATCCATTCCGGCAAGCGCTGCGTGCTCACCGAATCCGCCGCCGACAATCCCGTGCGCTCCCACATGCACGACTGCGGCCGTTCCCGCTTTCAGTCGGCCGTGGTGCTGCATCTGCATCGGGAGGGGCGCTACTGCGGCTCCGTGGACATGTTTTCCGAGCAGGCTCGGGCCTTTTCGGAACACGACGCCCGGGTGCTGGAACAGCTGTCCACGCCGTTCACGCTTTTTCTGACCCGCTACCTCGACGAACGCTCCGGCAGGCTCCGCGACGCGGTCAGGGAAACGCCGCCCTTTCCCATGGTGGGCGCAAGCGCAGCCTTCCGCCGGGTCTGCGAAATGGCGCGCGACGTGGCTCCCACCGTCACGCCGGTGCTCATCACCGGGGAAACCGGAACCGGAAAGGAAGTGATGGCCGATTACATCCGTCATCTTTCCGACCGCGCAAACGCCCCCTACATCAAGGTGAACTGCGCGGCCATTCCCCCCGATCTTCTGGAAAACGAATTCTTCGGACACGAGGCCAACGCCTTCACGGGCGCAGGTCGCCTGCAGAAGGGGCGCTTTGAACGCGCAGGCGGCGGCACGCTCTTTCTCGACGAAATAGGCGAACTTACGCCGGGAGCGCAGGCCAAGCTGCTGCGCGTGCTGGAATACAAGGACATGGAACGCCTCGGCGGCAGCGACAGCATTCATCTCGACATCCGCATTCTTGCGGCCACGAACCGCGATCTGGCCGAGCGGGTGCGCGAGGGACAGTTCCGCAGGGACTTGTACTATCGCCTCAATGTGTTTCCGCTGCACCTGCCGCCGCTGCGGGAACGTCGGCAGGACATTCCGGCGCTGGTGCGCTTTCTTTTGCGGAAAAAGAAGAACGAGCTGGGGCTCGCCCTCATGCCGGAACCCTCGGCGGACGATCTGCGCGAGCTTGCGGGCCGAGAGTGGCCGGGCAACATCCGCGAGCTTTCCAATCTGGTGGAACGGGCGCTCATTCTGGCCCAGCGCACGGGAGAGCTGCACTTTGCCCCGGAAGAAGACGCGCCGTGCGAAACGCCGCTTCCGTGCCGTACTGCGCCGACGAAATCGGCCCCCTCTGCGCTCTTCCCCGCAGACGCCCCCGTGATTCCGCTCCGGGACATGGAAAAGGCCTATATTCTTCATGCGCTCCGCAGGGCAAACGGCAAGCTCACGGGCAAGAACAGCGCCGCCGAGATGCTGGACATCAACGGCGGCACGCTGCGCAGCCGCATGGTCAGGCTCGGCCTGGATCCGAAAAAGCGCGCGGACTGA